In the Telopea speciosissima isolate NSW1024214 ecotype Mountain lineage chromosome 6, Tspe_v1, whole genome shotgun sequence genome, CCGTCCCTTGTTGAATCACatccacgacgtctccatttgcaacagtgacagtctctgctacttaaacaacatcagtgagcaggGTCTTGCTATTACAAATATGACAAGTCGCTctagagtctaaccaccaatttaaagatgtactggccaaccccttacccttgccaaccatggcaacaaagttagtaggctcagtttTATCCACcagcatgtgaacttccttcagtggtgtgtcagtgttccctttcttaggacccctacacttagatgcatagtgaccccacttttcacagttgcggcacttgcccttctttttaaagttagtatttttggcctccaactattggggttctttcttaggtggcttagactacctaggatttttcttggattgtaAAACTAAATTGGCAGATGCATGTTGTTGTTttaccatctccaagttattcttggttctgttctcatcttcgattctaatgaaccgtttgagatcatctaagccccacttgtgttttcttcctatgcatctcagttttaaaggaatgccaggtagagggtaacttaaaaataattacacccactaagaatgcatcaacaacagggatgCTTTCTTGGTTtagttttgttctcaagttctcaaagtctattacttgtggaagtatttccttgtcttcttcaaacttgaagtccataaacttgtcaaccaagtgagttttttaTAGGTCCTCCTcgtttttgaattgggcttctaggttttcccaaatctcttttgtagtgtcatatttactataggtctctgccagcctatctgaTAAGCAGTTCAATAGGtggtctttgcaaaagtcctcatcagttatccattgggcttcagttaggtccgtacaatcagaaaatttatttactacagtgtagaaaatattgaggtacttcattccaaactgagtcctccttttccaagaactgaactcagagccactaaagctttccaatttgatcatctcaattggaacagcgtgtttctccattgttaagtgatttgtttatatacccaagcaaaaaaatcaaataaaaaataaatgctcaaggaaCAGTCACACCTGAAATGGAGAACACTGGATGTATTCGATGGAGGAAAAGATAGCGACGATGCAGCGGTTTCGACAATCGTGATGTGCACCCTAGTGCTTGCAGGCACAGATCACTGGCTGTTGTTTGATGACGGCTGCCGATGTGATCGTTGGCAACTGATGATGGTTGCTGGTCACGGATAGCTGACCGAAGCCAAGAGAATGAAAAGGGAATTGAAAAGATAAGCTGTACTACTCACGGACAGGCCACTTGAAGTCAAAACAGTGAAAGGAGAGTTCGTAGaggatcttcttttcttttttttcaatccAACGAATCAAAAACCTTCACAAAAGTTGCTTTTGACTTTCTCTAATCAAATAAGTGCTTTGAATAATGATTCTGCCAATACTACAACACTtgtccttttgattttttttttttttcaatcaacaATCAAATCAAAAAAGGAACACCATGATTTGTCTCTTTCACAGAATAGTATAATCCAAATATCGATCAAATAAGAATTGAACAGAAGCGTGATTCCGTGTAAAGTAGAAGCTTTGATCGGTGCTGTTGAcgaaaaagaaaatagtaacCATAAATCAGTTTCATGAATCTAATAACCAAAAACCGATCGAGTAAAACTTCAAAGCCAATCAGAAAACCAGAATTGTGACGAAGCCTAACGTGAATCCGAAATCCAAAGCCGATCTTTATCGTAGAGAAACAAAAatcctaatgctttaagattgttagggtttagggtttaagcacaaggttgcttaaagcattacaccctgggtatctagtttggaatacccagactgctgcctccagctagtatatatagggaaactagggtttaggtcagatgggctaattactagattacccTTCatagcctgggcattaatacaagtaggattatattagaacatatgaagggatattacataaatacccttataatactCTCCTCCAGCTCCATAGGCAGCACCACCACTgccgccaccactaccaccaccacctccatagCCACCTCCATGTTCTCCACCAGCTCCATAGCCAGTACCACCACCAATGCCgcttccacctccaccaccatatCCCATAGCACCATGGTCCCCTACTTCTCCATAGCCagttccaccaccaccaccaccaccgtagCCTCCTGAAACTCCTCCTCCTTACCCAGAGCCACCACCAATGCCATGGCCAATGCCATAGCCAGAACCAGCTCCTTCCTCAAAAGTGAGGAGGACCCTAGCAGCAAAGCATATGCTTAAGCCcacaaaagcaaagaagaggaCACTAGGAACCCTGTGAGTAGCCATGAAAGGGCTTGAGTCGCTCATTCATGAGatgggaggagaagagagggggaGTATTTATAGAAGAAATGGAGTGGTGGGGGTGGCCCAGAACCGCGTAATGTGTTTATGGAGTTGTTGAGAGGCACATGCACAGGCTCTTAGCCTTACCACTCAAACAGTCACACTTGAGAGTAGAGACTCAATTGTGTGACTTTGGCTATCATCCACATTAGATgatattaaataaagaaatattagggaaggggaaggggaaggtgaaggggatggggagggggggggaatctAATGTTTATGGGTCTTTGCTTTTATCCCTTACAATGGTGATGGATGTTGGGAGGTCTCAATCCTCAAGGACCCTTTCCACACATCCATTTTCTTGGATGGATCTCTTGCTAAGTTAATTGCCATTTTTATCAAGTATTTGATCAATGTCTGCTTTAGTAGCTGATGGCAAAACCTTGAAGGATGCCAAAAATATACGTGCAATGTAGATCAAACTACGGttcagggatcaaaccatggttccctagggaaaccaattataaatcaattagggtattgcacgccctgggtcagcccatggtgtcccatggatactccattttaattttaaggtttcccatggttgcctaTGGGAACCCcagtgcatccctgttagggtttctccttccctcatgtgtcccatgcaattatggaacacAAATGGGACGAAGAaaaacatctctaatccatcacatggcaagagggatccatcccatactcgaatacgcagtggaaataaatcgatttgagtttctttcgcatcccatgaatatttaataattaataactgaaggaatcaatCAAAAATTTCTAACCTGATGAGCCATAAGTGTTGCttctccaatagacaatggttattcctctagtgagcgctccaagtaaacagatctgaacctccaatggtgctaccaaggttcttctagccaatcccagatgctctcaaattcttcagcacagatctagggtttcttaaaccctaactctcaaacacagatgagagaaactagaagaagaaggagagagaccacaggagggagagagagaccaaaacactCCAAGAGGGGGAagccagaaaacgtggagagcttgttccccctctgcgttttggtcccctatttatagtaatagggtttaattaaatcctagatggATTTAATAAAGCTCtagtgagagtcagactctctctctctctctttgtttggcagttctgtttaaactcaaagtgcttcaaaaaggtgaagaagtagaatctaatagagaaagtattaattagttactttatctaatatttatggataattacaattagcaccatatccattaattaaataaaaaaccaattaaaatagcaaattccaaataactccctatatgataacaaattatcatatacaaccccccactaatcaacaccatcactatggaatctagggcatgtacacatgtactgtcaaaccccaatccatagtacatgtccatataagagcgtctgtgcatctgatcgagTCCcacaaaacttgataaaacactttgttcaaataattatatatactCTATCAtattatgtaaaatagatttttgcaaaaccatttccaaaacggcactggatccagattctaatTCGACTATACACaaacagtctcaatcttggtgttcccctaatcgggcaatggtgaccatgttggataactctttcactcacaaagtgttcacacattcccagaacaccggctttgacacgcttgagtctcagtcattgatgaaccaaagaatgtggttgcactttgcagcgacagggttccctcaggcaaagggtgtcggtgacacatgtctatcccttcctacatctggtcgtaatacatgagggaatcgacaaagtagattctgcgtcaatgcacacatcaaacatatgagcgctcgcattcgtaccctgacatcacatgtctaggcatacccaatgcgacgaccatatgataagggtgcccagcccaaactcTAGTCGTGACtgccattttaagtaaaacttacgaacacataatgctcaaaaagtttatatcgcatgtgacaatattaaactaaaatgtataaaagttcaatacaaaggtgaaccgggttaaATCGAACCGAATCGGGTTTAGTATCTGATGGCGAAACCTTGAAGGATGCCAAAAATATATGTGCAAAGCTTAGggggttctctctctctctagaggtAGCCTTTTGTTAGGAATAGTGAAATATCATTGATTGTATCTCTCAATGTGAGAGTGAATATATACATGTACAGCCCTAGCTAAGGAATTACAAATAGAATAGGAAAgtaatatcacatgtgatggatTTTCCTAATAGGAGAGGATTACAAGGGCTTACATAAAATCAAGGGATTACATAAGATATGGAACATAAAATATGAAACAGGTTTCCTAGTTTGAGAAGATCTCAATATTAtccaatacaccccctcaagatgaagggCCAGCGGAGCGGACCTTTAGCTTGTCCCGCAAGAATTGAAACCGAGTTGTAGACAGGGCCTTAGTAAGAACATCTGCTACCTAGTCTGTGGTGGAAATAAACTGCACCTGAAGTTGTCGATTGGCGACGCGTTCCCGCACAAAGTGAAAGTCAATCTCTATGTGTTTAGTGTGGGCATGGAACACAGGATTGACTGAAAAATACATAGctccaatattgtcacaccataaaatAGGGGAGCTATGGAGCGGGAAGCCCAATTCTCGAAACAAGGATTCCAACCAAATTAATTCAGCCATTGCATCTGCGAGAGCCTTGTATTCTGACTCAGTAGAGGATCGAGCAATGGTTTTTTTGTTTCCGAGATTGCCATGAGATCAAGTTGGGCCCAAGAAAAATTGCATAACCACCAGTCGACCGGCGATCCGAGTCGTTACctgcccaatcggcatctgagAAGGCCTAAAGTGTGAGATTCAGAGATCGCTCAAGTAGCAAACCATGAGTGCTGGTGTGTTTAAGATAATGCAAAATGTATTTGACCAAGGACCAATGATGCACTGTAGGAGAGTGCATAAACTGACACACCCAGTTAACGGCAAAGGCCACATCAAGGTGTGTGAGTGTAATGTACTGCAGTGCCCCAACTATTGAGCGATAGCGTTTGGGATCATCAAATAGTGCACCCCTTGAAtctgaagaaaaggaagagactGCCATAGGAGTGAGAATTGGTTTGCACTCAGTCATACCAGCACATTGAAGCAAGTCATGAATATAACATGATTGAGATAAGAGAAGGCCCTTGGAATGCTGGACTgtctcaatgccaagaaaaaaatgaagaggacCCAGGTCCTTAATAGAAAACTCATTCGCCAGTTGCTGTAACAGTGCTGTGACCTGAGATGCAGTGTTACTGAtaacaataatatcatccacataaataagcaaataaataaTCACCGAACCTGACCGATATAGGAACAATAATGGATTGGTCTTGGAAGCGACAAAGCCCAGATGAATCAGATACTGTGAAAGGCACTAGAACCACGCCCATTGGGCCTGCTTGAGGCCATATAGTGAACGGTGAAGCTTGCAGACATAGTTTGGGTGAGAAGGGTCTTTAAAACTTGGGGGTTGAGCCATGTAAACATCCTCGGAGAGCATTCCATGTAGGAATGCATTTTGCACATCCAGTTGGAGGAGGGGCCAACCCTGTGATACAGCAAGAGCAAGGGTAGACCGAATGGTTGCGGGCTTCACAACAGGGCTGAAGGTTTTGGATGAAAGCCCTTCGCAACCAATCGGGCCTTATAACATTCTAGACTCCCGTCTGCTTTGCGCTTTATCCTgtaaacccatttgcaaccaacaaGATTTAtatgaggggaggggggaacaaGTGACCATGTACCATTTTTGAGAAGGGCATTAAATTCCTCTGATATGGCATGTCGCCACTCAGGAAATTTTCTAGCTTGGGAAAAGCAGGTGGGTTCTTCGGTGGGAGGGGTGGTAGCGATCAAGGCTTAAGGTTGGGATCTAGTATTTAGGCGATTTCGAAGGACCATGGTGTGGGTACAGTGAGGAGGGGGATAAGGGGAGGGTGGGGAAGGAGGGTTTACTATAGGTAAATGCGTGTAAAAATCACTTAGAGGCCGGGTAGGGCCAGGGGGAGATAAGGAAGGGGACCGATTAGGTGTTGGGGACCGGACTAGTAGGGAAGCCACGGGTGTAGGTGAGTTATCAAGGGGTGGGGATGGAGGGGGAGATGGGTTTGGCAATGGTAAGGGAGGGGCTGGGGTAGCCCATATAGGGGTAACCCGTGTAGGGATTGAATGTCAAACCTTGCTCCTAACTGgttggattcttgatttaagggcaggaacccctatccaggaaaccaggatcactgtggaacatcacaccactcaatgagatcaatgggaatactttgaacaggtttccctatatacctgtcagaagatggatagcagacccctgcaactgtgcagctcacagcttgatatatggtttggatcccaggtaatctctgtcctccttataatggtgggacctacctctgaaaaatcatgtaaaagtcCCTAGGTGGTATGTGgagacaataccctgaccaagggttaaacccctgtgcaagccccattgaatttcagcttgctggaattctctggacgatggcactgggagATGTAGCAAGGCCCaatgacatcgcccagtggctgattttgattatttatgactattttaattgtggggaccacccaacatgaccatgggcaccctccactgatagaggggagtctgaggggccacctcatgacctcagttcactgtggaccccaccagtaagcccagaatcaatcaaaatcaagttaaaaattgatttttaaaaaggggacTTTTGGCCAAATAGACCGtagtggtcttgggcctataaataggcatgacctgagctcatttagagctcttgttctctgctgaatccgaaggagagaaagagaggaaaaaggagaagaagagggaagaaggaagaagaagggaggacgACCTGCTGCAGCCCTGCAACCAGCTTGGATCCTAGTTCTCCCAGccttgtgcaggtataaaatacTCATATATGCTGCTACTCCCTATCCCTCTCTTGTTTTTACTAtgttttgctccctgggcagcctagaatatctagggtttgcccagtgttggtccagatctaccatgcagaccttgtgtatggaagatctgagatctttatACATTTTTAGCATTTAGATGTGTTGTTTCTATGGCCGAAATCTGGCtatgcccacctgcactgccagatggccctattgatctgtggtttggaaccctgggtgctggccaaggctgcacagccctaaccctagatggaggCAGCCTTGAGCCCTcttgattcatgtattttcagccatatacaaggctggaactgaaatccaagcctaaccaaaaccctaaacactattcatctgggttACTTGGGCAACCATAGTtagcctgactggaaccctgatggagaaaccaattggaccatgatgtagaccatcatTGGGGCTACCTAAAGCCCTAAACATGTAGAGGATCAAGTCTATAGGcattgggcaatgcactgggcgatgtttGAGCCAACCCCTagtgaagggaatttggctggaatgatggacagacctgggggatttcacccacataccccctggacactgtgggaaggttggaaattaccaaaaagcccttcctcatATCTGTCCTTATTTGGAAATGATTCAAAACCCTTATGGGTCCCGCAGGTGATTGTATcactgttgtgcttggtcctacagcacagacatgctatggacagcactatgaccatgttctgacctagtggcagaTGCTAACATtgacaaatgaccaatttgcccctgtgccctaacactggcccatgcactggAACATGACCTAATGCTCGATGTAaggctcagtgattccaagagtgagccaattgaaccccgggtcaacccagtaagattagggtaaccctaggacttctaatgacagactgataacttaacatggcaacttttgatttacatctaggacttgatcctgtgctcgggGACAACAATCAGataactgctggaactgaatttgtgactgagtacctagagccaagtactggtgagtgaatgatactatcgtatgtgcaaatgtaatcatgatctaatgccggctattaataattgaatcatggttgttttgttatatacttataattcaagttactcaaatcacttcATAGtatctgttgttgatcaacactatgaattctatatgatgattgtgattgttagattagatgtcatactcggcttggaaatggggcctgtggtagcccgtattatgggatacggttgacaccacttgactcatacgatgccatgtagacatggggctagagtttcatcacccgtgccatgaacccttgccaacaggggttaaggtgttggatacctgtggggcaattatcagggagtgaaaaaaaaaaagaataaaagaacaccagaatggtgcatatgggctataagccagaaaagaaaatgagggaagaacGGTTGTCTCctcaggttaatcacagagggctggtcgggccgaccttggtgaatgaatgcgggggctgaccagtcttctccgacaactcaatgggtgtatcgcgagaaggggttagaagcccgcaccagggatacatgtattggggattgtagtggcatagacccgacttagttgcaatgataggtggctaacaATAAAAATCTggacttacatatcatgtagAATCATATAActtatgaattgtgattgcatatgcatgcatgattgatgttatttgctcacgagctcagtggggctcacactctgttatgcagtgctcttcttagatgatcctacaggtggatgctgctgtggtatggcgggctatctcgaggaggagagttttggttgttatgacgatgttggtgtcgaccccgatggaggtcataccgatcctgcacaCGTATTCGgttgttattgatgaagaccatttaAGAGTGTTCAtgatagctttttgacttggggactccttttgggtttttctagagttatccccgttctgacttggttgtgaagcttttacctttgtttttctttttggggctgagaatgctgggcctgtatatatttttgtatgtgcttatcagcttttgtttctttgttgtgggttgtgtgtgcccgggggatgtatcaaacaaaattttatatgtatatattatcatcatttcccgtattgctatgcttccatttacttttgaattgtagacgtcctgcattactttgatcttacttatggttaagatgtggatatggttccatgatcgtaagcactgcttctagatccatgggatttggcggattgtcgttacgcaattcgggtcacctacccaatcctcctagggggtggtttagggtgtgacattGAATCCCATGGGGAAGGAGGAGGTACCAAAGTAGGGGTGAGTGAGGGTTTTGCAAAAGCCATCGCAAATGGAAAGGAGCTCTCATCAAACCAAACGTGGCGTGCTATATATAGGCGATCACAAGAGATGTCTATACACCGATAACCCACCTGAGAAGGACTGTAGCCAAGAAAGACACAAGGAGTGGAACGAAAGTCCATCTTGTGACGATTGTATGGACGGAGATATGGAAAACAGAGACAACCAAAAATGCGTAGAAAAGAATAATCAGGAGATTGATGGTGAAGAACTTGATATGAAGTAACCCTGTTGGATGTTTTggaaggcatgcggttaatTAAGAACACTGCAGGATCAAAAGAAAACTCCAATAGTGCATGGGAACCGAAGAGTGAGCAAGAAGAGAGAGGCCAGTTTCAACAATGTGACGATGGCGCCTCTTAACAAACCCCTACTGTTCATGGGTGTGTGGACATGAGATCCATGTGCAATACCAAGGCGTTGAAAATATTGAGGGAGAGAACGGTATTCCCCACCCCAATCTGTTTGAATAGCCTTTATTTTACGGGAGAATTGTCTTTCCACTAGAGATAGGAAATTTTGAAAAGCATTAAACACATCAGACTTATTCAAtagaggataaaaccaaatgaaaTTAGTACTATCATCAACAAAGATTACAAAATACTTGTGACCTTGAAACCACACTGTAGGAGAAGGCCCCCATACATCACTATGAATTAAATCCAATGGAAAAATACTACGGGAATGAGTTTCATGCAGTGAAAAACAACTAGACTTTCCTAACTGACAAGCAGGACAGACAGACTGCAACCATGTAGACTGACACAGGagattattttctttcaaaataaaatgaagaagggaCTCATGGGGATGACCAAGTCGATGATGCCATCCATCTATAGAAGTTCGTTCAGCAACAAGAACTTGAGGAGAGGAAGCAGAATGTGACGACAAAGTATATAGCCCACCATTACTCGGTCCGGAGAGTAGAGTTGTCTTGGAGATGTGATCCTTGACAAGAAAATAACcagggtgaaattcaaaaaatacgTTATTATCATGTGTAAACtgttgaacagaaagaagagattTAGAAATATCAGGAACATGCAAAATATTATTTAGATGAAAGGAACGGGAAGAAGAAAAGTAGGGTAATGTGTAATGACCAATATGTGATATGGAAAGGCCCTTACCATTGCCGACATGGAGTTGATCTGAACCATTGTACTGGTCGTAAGAAGACAATGACAGTAGATCCGGGGTCACATGATGGGTGGCATCGGTATCAGGGTACCAGGTCAGGGCAATGGACGGGTGGTATGTGGGAGGGTAAGATGGGGTATGGGAGGGTAAGATGGGGTAGGGAGGAGAGGCGGACTGGTGTAATGTGCTGCCAGTGTGGGGGAGGGTTATGTGGGAAAGTATTGGATGGTGGGTTGGGGGTAGGGGGAAGGTGTGGGGTTATAGTAGAAGCAAAAGGGTGCAGTGTGATTTGTACGATGACAATAGGTACAGTACATGTTCCCCCTTGGCTGATAAGGAAAACGCCCTCCACGGCCATGGGTTCCACGGCCACCGCGACCTCCACGGCCACCCTGGCCACTGCCACGGCCAGAAGGGACCGCAGCCGAGTCAAATCTGTTCACAGTGTTGGCAGAGGGTGGGCTAGACACAGGCACCTCCGTGAGGCGTAGCTTCTGAAATGCTCGAATACATTCATGACTCAACAGCAGTCCACTTAATTCAGAAAAAGAAGGCAGCTCCAAGCGATTAAGAATGGGCGATACAACATCTTGCAGATCAGAGCGCAGGGAGCATAGAACATAAACATTAAAGTCTGCAGGTGCAAGGGGTTTCCCTGCCGCAGCAAGTTCATCAACAATAATCTTGGCACGTTGGAGATATGTAGTGACACTTTCTTCGGCCCCCTGTTGGAGATTTTGGAGATTCATATTGAGGGCCATAAGGCATGTTGAAGAGGCAGATCCAAATGCACTTTGCAAAGCAGTCCAAATATCAAGAGACGTATCCTATTTGAGAACGATCGGGTGAacctcatcagagagagagGCAAGGAGAAGGCTAGTGATGGTGGCATCTTGCGCAATCCAATTGGAAGCCGCATCTGGATCAGAGGGGCAAGGGCTGGAGCTGTCGACGTAGGAGAACAGTCGTTGCCCTGTCAAATAGGTTGTGATCTATTTCCTCCAAAAGAGATAATTCTTAGGAGTTAATTTAAGAGAAACAAAGTGATGGGCGTGGAAAAGAGAggtggtggaggaagaagagagag is a window encoding:
- the LOC122665568 gene encoding glycine-rich cell wall structural protein 1.8-like, coding for MSDSSPFMATHRVPSVLFFAFVGLSICFAARVLLTFEEGAGSGYGIGHGIGGGTGYGEVGDHGAMGYGGGGGSGIGGGTGYGAGGEHGGGYGGGGGSGGGSGGAAYGAGGEYYKAIRDQQPSSVANDHIGSRHQTTASDLCLQALGCTSRLSKPLHRRYLFLHRIHPVFSISGVTVP